CCATGAAGAATAACCCTCAGTCTAAATGTAAACGCGTTAGCTATTCTGAGCGGTGCTCGGAGCGGCTACAGCGATGGTGATGTGACTGGTGCGCTTTTGAATCGAGTTCGCACGTCCCATCGATCGTGCTCGGAAGCGCTTATAAATCGGGCCGCAGTTCACGACGGCCTGAGATACCCACATGTCGTCGCTATCGCCTAACTCCTTCTGCTCGGCATTGGCGACGGCCGATCGTAATAATTTCTCTATCACGCGAGCCGCATGCTTTGGAGTGTGACGCAGCATGGCTAACGCCATAGGCACCTGTTGCCCGCGAATCATATCGATCACGACCCTAGCTTTGCGCGGTGTGACTCTCACGAACCGTAAATTTGCTTTTGCTTCTGCCATAGCTGACTCCACCAAACGTCGCCGCCCCTCGTCGGACCAGCAATTA
This Nitrospira sp. DNA region includes the following protein-coding sequences:
- the rplV gene encoding 50S ribosomal protein L22, with amino-acid sequence MAEAKANLRFVRVTPRKARVVIDMIRGQQVPMALAMLRHTPKHAARVIEKLLRSAVANAEQKELGDSDDMWVSQAVVNCGPIYKRFRARSMGRANSIQKRTSHITIAVAAPSTAQNS